GTGGTATTCTCTACACCCATACGATTAACAGCTAGTGATGCATCATCATTTTTGCATATACTTTTAGCCCTATCATCTGGTGGTTGTGCAGGGCAGATTCCACATCGAACGGGGCATCTCGGATTGAAGCTGCCGGTGGCAGGCAGGATGGGGTCGTGCAAGCAGCCTGAACATGAGGTGAGCCGGTTTACGCACGCACCTGAGGCTGAGAACATCTGAAAGGAAAGCAGATGTATCCGCATGGTATGAGCAAGTTTCTTTCTCTTATGCGAAGCCATACATCACGCCTGGCGACAGGGCCACGCACGACCATCACATAATTACATCAACATCGTCTCATCTCATCCCCGAAGTGGCAAGTGTTTGTGTATGTACGATAGTAGTACGTTTGTTTATAAACGAAGCAGCGGCATTGACACTCCCCTCTCCTCCGTCCCATCGCATTCGCATTCGCGCGACACTCCgcccgatcccctcctcctcatcatcatcatcctcgtcCTAGCTCAAGGCTGCGTGGGGCTCGGCGACACGCAGCAGAACCATTTCTTCTGCAATATCAGATGGGAATGAATGGATCTCttgagagagaggaggaggaagaagaagaagaagaagaagaagaagaagaagaagaagaaaagagtaCCGAGGTGTTGGGCCTGGAGTTGCTGTAGGATTGGTTCATCTTCGAGTCGGGCCTGGCGTCCTTGCCGTCGGCGGACTTGCTGGCCTTGTGCACGTTGACGGGGGCCTTCTTGTCATCCCTGGCCTTGCTGAAGATGACCGTGAACCCGTCGGCGGAGGCCGGGTTGTTCACGTCCCAGGCGCCGAACTTGGGGATTGTGCGGCCAGCCTCCGTCTGAACCATTTTCTTGTTTCAATGCATCATCACGTTATTTGTTTGCGACGACATTAAAAGAAGATCCATATATGATCAATCAAGGCAGTGCAAACAAGATGAACCAGA
The sequence above is a segment of the Aegilops tauschii subsp. strangulata cultivar AL8/78 chromosome 6, Aet v6.0, whole genome shotgun sequence genome. Coding sequences within it:
- the LOC109761190 gene encoding protein NOI4, yielding MSKMVQTEAGRTIPKFGAWDVNNPASADGFTVIFSKARDDKKAPVNVHKASKSADGKDARPDSKMNQSYSNSRPNTSKKWFCCVSPSPTQP